The following are encoded together in the Mesoterricola sediminis genome:
- a CDS encoding complex I subunit 1/NuoH family protein produces MNAPVQMTLLQTCVMAILQAVAAVIFIFVVVPMTIYAERKVIGHAQDRLGATRIAGHRVGLTGFLNKWMWRAGKVPILSYWRGLPMLVGDIAKMFLKEDVVPSKADRAIFLAAPCLSMIAAVVVFGAISFAPGALFIMPKWFPIVGGLPFNGAMTDMNVGLLFILGIASVGVYGIVLGAWASNSKYPLLGGLRSGAQIVSYEVPLTLSLLAPVVLAGTLNFGTLTRVLAVESSPLAIPLMAVGFLVYLTCGFAETNRVPFDMPEAENELVAGFHTEYSGMRFGFFYLAEYINMVVVSCLAGAFFLGGPYLLPFGLHQFAAKLPVIGAPNALWYVLKIIFLLWVFIWVRATIPRYRYDQIMSVAWKYLIPLTLVLVVLAGAVRFVS; encoded by the coding sequence ATGAACGCACCCGTCCAGATGACCCTCCTCCAGACCTGCGTCATGGCCATCCTCCAGGCCGTCGCCGCGGTCATCTTCATCTTCGTGGTGGTCCCCATGACCATCTACGCGGAGCGCAAGGTGATCGGGCACGCCCAGGACCGCCTCGGCGCCACCCGCATCGCGGGCCACCGGGTCGGCCTCACCGGCTTCCTCAACAAGTGGATGTGGCGCGCCGGCAAGGTGCCCATCCTCTCCTACTGGCGGGGCCTGCCGATGCTCGTCGGCGACATCGCCAAGATGTTCCTCAAGGAGGACGTGGTCCCCTCCAAGGCCGACCGCGCCATCTTCCTGGCCGCCCCCTGCCTTTCCATGATCGCCGCCGTGGTCGTCTTCGGCGCGATCAGCTTCGCCCCCGGCGCGCTCTTCATCATGCCGAAGTGGTTCCCCATCGTGGGCGGCCTGCCTTTCAACGGGGCCATGACCGACATGAACGTGGGCCTGCTCTTCATCCTGGGCATCGCCTCCGTGGGCGTCTACGGGATCGTGCTCGGCGCCTGGGCGTCCAACTCCAAGTACCCGCTCCTGGGCGGCCTCCGCAGCGGCGCCCAGATCGTCAGCTACGAAGTGCCCCTCACCCTGAGCCTGCTGGCCCCGGTGGTCCTGGCCGGCACCCTCAACTTCGGCACGCTCACCCGCGTCCTCGCGGTGGAGAGCTCCCCCCTGGCCATCCCCCTGATGGCCGTCGGGTTCCTGGTCTACCTCACCTGCGGCTTCGCCGAGACCAACCGCGTGCCCTTCGACATGCCCGAGGCCGAGAACGAGCTCGTGGCCGGGTTCCACACCGAGTACTCCGGCATGCGGTTCGGGTTCTTCTACCTGGCCGAGTACATCAACATGGTGGTCGTGTCCTGCCTGGCCGGGGCCTTCTTCCTGGGCGGCCCCTACCTGCTGCCCTTCGGCCTCCACCAGTTCGCCGCCAAGCTGCCGGTCATCGGCGCCCCCAACGCCCTCTGGTACGTCCTGAAGATCATCTTCCTTCTCTGGGTGTTCATCTGGGTCCGGGCGACGATCCCCCGCTACAGGTACGACCAGATCATGTCCGTCGCCTGGAAGTACCTCATCCCCCTGACCCTCGTGCTCGTCGTCCTGGCGGGCGCCGTCCGGTTCGTGTCCTAG
- a CDS encoding NADH-quinone oxidoreductase subunit C: protein MAIIKVWIEEGCIVCNACEAECADVFKVTDDTCVINAAVREDGKVTENRVEKAALKVDVRTSLEAGIVAAAGGCPVNVIKFEQVAAEAPAPVAEPPAPVAAAPAPAPEPTPAPAPAPVAAAPAPAPAPVAAAPAPAPAPVAAAPVPTPAPAPAPAPVAAEAPAAPEAAGPYVYDLKAAPNRQVVMPKTVPLPSLRTYLEEQAAAAAAEEAKWQKALADYETAKAKAEAEGKDAPKAPVRPAPKADANDLKYPAPQEATDPDLLRLKELLGDKVQEVFQQGCELTCQVAPDAIREALEVVKADPALRYEMLADETATHYPAAQGWAFSVVYHLTSLRRAKRLRLRILIPEGFEPMSAVPVYPGANWLEREIFDMLGIRFQEHPDMTRILCPEDWEGHPLRKEYPVPGLGMRDIDFREDRSGVLMRIAMEKAGNMGINLHPPKAE from the coding sequence ATGGCGATCATCAAGGTCTGGATCGAAGAAGGTTGCATCGTCTGCAACGCCTGCGAGGCGGAGTGCGCGGACGTGTTCAAGGTCACCGACGACACCTGCGTGATCAACGCGGCCGTCCGCGAGGACGGCAAGGTGACCGAGAACCGGGTCGAGAAGGCCGCCCTCAAGGTGGATGTGCGCACGAGCCTGGAAGCGGGCATCGTCGCCGCCGCCGGCGGATGCCCCGTCAATGTCATCAAGTTCGAGCAGGTGGCCGCCGAGGCCCCCGCGCCCGTCGCTGAGCCGCCCGCGCCCGTCGCCGCCGCGCCCGCTCCGGCCCCTGAGCCGACGCCCGCGCCGGCCCCTGCGCCCGTCGCCGCTGCGCCCGCGCCGGCCCCTGCGCCCGTCGCCGCTGCGCCCGCGCCGGCCCCTGCGCCTGTCGCCGCTGCGCCCGTTCCGACGCCCGCTCCGGCCCCTGCGCCCGCGCCGGTGGCCGCCGAGGCCCCCGCCGCCCCCGAGGCCGCCGGTCCCTACGTCTACGACCTCAAGGCCGCGCCGAACCGGCAGGTGGTGATGCCGAAGACCGTGCCCCTGCCCAGCCTCCGGACCTACCTGGAGGAGCAGGCCGCCGCGGCCGCCGCCGAGGAGGCCAAGTGGCAGAAAGCCCTGGCCGACTACGAGACCGCCAAGGCCAAGGCCGAGGCCGAGGGCAAGGACGCCCCCAAGGCGCCCGTTCGCCCCGCGCCCAAGGCCGACGCCAACGACCTGAAGTACCCCGCCCCCCAGGAGGCCACCGATCCCGACCTCCTCCGGCTGAAGGAGCTGCTGGGCGACAAGGTGCAGGAGGTCTTCCAGCAGGGGTGCGAGCTCACCTGCCAGGTGGCTCCGGACGCGATCCGGGAGGCCCTGGAAGTCGTGAAGGCCGACCCGGCCCTCCGCTACGAGATGCTGGCCGACGAGACCGCCACCCACTATCCGGCGGCCCAGGGCTGGGCCTTCTCGGTGGTCTACCACCTGACCAGCCTCCGCCGGGCCAAGCGCCTCCGCCTGCGCATCCTCATCCCGGAAGGGTTCGAGCCGATGAGCGCGGTGCCGGTCTATCCGGGCGCGAACTGGCTGGAGCGGGAGATCTTCGACATGCTGGGCATCCGCTTCCAGGAGCACCCGGACATGACGCGGATCCTCTGCCCCGAGGACTGGGAGGGGCATCCGCTCCGGAAGGAGTACCCCGTGCCCGGCCTGGGCATGCGGGACATCGACTTCCGCGAGGACCGGAGCGGCGTGCTCATGCGCATCGCGATGGAGAAGGCCGGCAACATGGGCATCAACCTCCATCCCCCCAAAGCCGAATAG
- a CDS encoding NADH-quinone oxidoreductase subunit D yields the protein MGPQHPSTHGVLRLKLKLDGEVITSCRPCIGYLHRGVEKICENKTFFQGQVWTDRMDYCSAVANNLGWAEAVEKLFGITVPRKARYVRTMLNEFNRLASHLIWLATHGLDIGAMTVFLYTFRERERILDINEAFCGSRLTTTAFRIGGLREDMPPGFEKMVRDFLAIFPDAMNEYETMLTENRIWKKRTIGVGILKAEDAIAMGVTGPVLRAAGVEYDIRKAHPYAAYSEMDFSIPTRPEADTYARYLVRLEEMRQSARIIQQCIDGMPEGPVMAKLPKVLRAEVNEVYHPTEAPKGELGYYLVGEKGGLNPYRFHVRAPGFVNLQALPKMIEGSLVADVIATIGTLDVVLGEIDR from the coding sequence ATGGGGCCGCAGCACCCCTCCACCCACGGGGTGCTGCGACTCAAGCTGAAGCTGGACGGCGAGGTCATCACCTCCTGCCGGCCCTGCATCGGCTACCTGCACCGCGGCGTGGAGAAGATCTGCGAGAACAAGACCTTCTTCCAGGGCCAGGTGTGGACGGACCGCATGGACTACTGCTCCGCCGTGGCCAACAACCTGGGCTGGGCCGAGGCCGTCGAGAAGCTCTTCGGCATCACGGTGCCCCGCAAGGCGCGCTACGTCCGGACGATGCTCAACGAGTTCAACCGCCTGGCCTCCCACCTGATCTGGCTGGCCACCCACGGGCTCGACATCGGCGCCATGACGGTCTTCCTCTACACCTTCCGCGAGCGTGAGCGGATCCTCGACATCAACGAGGCCTTCTGCGGTTCGCGCCTGACGACGACGGCCTTCCGCATCGGCGGCCTCCGGGAGGACATGCCTCCGGGCTTCGAGAAGATGGTCCGCGACTTCCTGGCGATCTTCCCGGACGCCATGAACGAGTACGAGACCATGCTCACCGAGAACCGCATCTGGAAGAAGCGGACCATCGGCGTCGGCATCCTCAAGGCCGAGGACGCCATCGCCATGGGCGTCACCGGTCCCGTGCTCCGCGCGGCCGGCGTCGAGTACGACATCCGGAAGGCGCACCCCTACGCGGCCTACTCGGAGATGGACTTCTCCATCCCCACCCGGCCCGAGGCGGACACCTACGCGCGATATCTCGTCCGTCTTGAGGAGATGCGCCAGAGCGCCCGGATCATCCAGCAGTGCATCGACGGCATGCCCGAGGGCCCCGTCATGGCCAAGCTGCCCAAGGTCCTCCGGGCCGAGGTCAACGAGGTCTACCATCCGACCGAGGCTCCCAAGGGCGAGCTGGGCTACTACCTGGTGGGCGAGAAGGGGGGCCTCAACCCCTACCGCTTCCACGTGCGGGCCCCCGGATTCGTCAACCTCCAGGCCCTGCCCAAGATGATCGAGGGCAGCCTGGTCGCCGACGTCATCGCCACCATCGGGACCCTCGACGTGGTCCTGGGAGAGATCGACCGATGA
- a CDS encoding NADH-quinone oxidoreductase subunit J family protein, translating to MEHLMTSIGSHLFLVFGLLAVAGAVSLVFSKNAVHSVVGFLFSMLSVAACYLCLSAEFLAVAQLLVYAGGIVVLFLFVVMLVELTKYKESGLFQRQTAWAVAAVTVGAVAFITVFWKTVFGPSATVALTLDAGLAQGLDVATQNSQAVSRGMFAGYLLPFEILSVILLVALVGAVTLAKKERV from the coding sequence ATGGAACACCTGATGACCTCCATCGGCAGCCACCTCTTCCTGGTCTTCGGCCTCCTGGCCGTGGCCGGGGCGGTGTCGCTCGTCTTCTCCAAGAACGCGGTCCACAGCGTGGTGGGCTTCCTCTTCTCCATGCTCTCCGTGGCCGCCTGCTACCTCTGCTTGTCCGCTGAATTCCTCGCCGTCGCCCAGCTCCTGGTCTACGCCGGGGGCATCGTGGTCCTGTTCCTCTTCGTGGTCATGCTCGTCGAGCTGACCAAGTACAAGGAGTCGGGGCTCTTCCAGCGCCAGACCGCGTGGGCGGTGGCGGCCGTGACCGTGGGCGCCGTCGCCTTCATCACGGTCTTCTGGAAGACGGTCTTCGGGCCCAGCGCCACCGTCGCGCTGACCCTCGACGCCGGGCTCGCCCAGGGCCTGGACGTCGCCACCCAGAACTCCCAGGCCGTGAGCCGCGGGATGTTCGCGGGCTACCTCCTGCCCTTCGAGATCCTCTCCGTGATCCTCCTCGTGGCCCTGGTGGGCGCGGTCACGCTGGCCAAGAAGGAAAGGGTGTAA
- a CDS encoding NuoI/complex I 23 kDa subunit family protein — MKKILKTLIPIDIAKGLKVTGKYFFKVFLTANRAKKRPHGTEEYPEVPVKLQPRFRGRLTMLKDEQGEIKCVCCLACEKICPTQVITIESGKKEGRKTKLPTRYDFEMERCIFCEFCVESCGFDSIILNHQFELAAYNREDFSIGMLGKEHNMFEVTPVAKFSYSDED; from the coding sequence ATGAAAAAGATCCTCAAGACCCTCATCCCCATCGACATCGCCAAGGGCCTCAAGGTCACCGGGAAGTACTTCTTCAAGGTGTTCCTGACCGCGAACCGCGCCAAGAAGCGTCCCCACGGCACGGAGGAATACCCCGAGGTGCCGGTGAAGCTGCAGCCCCGGTTCCGCGGCCGGCTCACCATGCTCAAGGACGAGCAGGGCGAGATCAAGTGCGTGTGCTGCCTGGCCTGCGAGAAGATCTGCCCGACCCAGGTCATCACCATCGAGAGCGGCAAGAAGGAGGGGCGCAAGACCAAGCTCCCCACCCGCTACGACTTCGAGATGGAGCGCTGCATCTTCTGCGAGTTCTGCGTGGAGAGCTGCGGCTTCGACTCCATCATCCTGAACCACCAGTTCGAACTGGCGGCCTACAACCGCGAGGACTTCTCCATCGGCATGCTGGGCAAGGAGCACAACATGTTCGAGGTGACCCCGGTCGCCAAGTTCTCCTACTCGGACGAGGACTGA